The following are from one region of the Nocardioides marmotae genome:
- a CDS encoding biotin transporter BioY, whose amino-acid sequence MTTTDSPSGFPSTSAPATRRGLGTTDLALVAAFAALIAACALIGGIPVGGAGVELTLQTFGILLAGCVLGPTRGFLAVLLYLGLGAIGLPVFSGREGGLGPFVGSSAGYLWSFPLVAGLAGLLVARVAGRARRSRAFWVFVCAVPGVLLNHALGIVGMKYWFDVPWSVAWGYDAPFWAGDVLKAALVALVAAEVRRAFPQLLGRSPVSRG is encoded by the coding sequence ATGACGACGACCGACTCCCCCTCGGGGTTCCCCTCGACCTCCGCCCCGGCGACCCGGCGCGGGCTGGGCACGACCGACCTCGCGCTGGTCGCGGCGTTCGCGGCGCTCATCGCGGCGTGCGCGCTGATCGGCGGGATCCCCGTCGGCGGCGCCGGCGTCGAGCTCACCCTGCAGACCTTCGGGATCCTGCTGGCCGGGTGCGTGCTCGGGCCTACCCGGGGGTTCCTCGCCGTGCTGCTCTACCTCGGCCTCGGCGCGATCGGGCTGCCGGTCTTCTCCGGCCGCGAGGGCGGCCTGGGACCGTTCGTCGGGTCGAGCGCGGGCTACCTGTGGTCCTTCCCGCTCGTCGCCGGGCTCGCCGGGCTGCTGGTCGCGCGGGTGGCCGGCCGGGCGCGGAGGTCGCGCGCGTTCTGGGTCTTCGTGTGCGCCGTGCCCGGCGTGCTGCTCAACCACGCGCTGGGCATCGTCGGCATGAAGTACTGGTTCGACGTCCCGTGGTCGGTCGCCTGGGGCTACGACGCCCCGTTCTGGGCCGGCGACGTCCTCAAGGCCGCGCTGGTCGCCCTCGTCGCCGCCGAGGTGCGCCGCGCCTTCCCGCAGCTGCTCGGCCGCTCGCCGGTGAGCCGCGGGTGA
- a CDS encoding NADP-dependent oxidoreductase, translated as MRAAVYDRFGGADVIEVREVADPPVGPDTVLVRARATSVNPVDWKIREGYLQGAYPHHLPIIPGWDVAGVVEAVGPAVVTGLKPGDEVYGYVRRDDVAFGTAAELVPAPERTVTRKPANLSFEEAASIPLAGLTAYQLVVEALEVGAGDRVLVHAAAGGVGQFAVQIAKARGAVVVGTARPDNHNHLRSLGVDEVVDHTAGPIGEQLSAKVDAVVDLIGGEALEDAPNQVHDTSRVASVVDAETVLGLGGRYVFVRPERAHLDELRALAEDGRLKVDLAATYPLDRIAEAHRANEEGRTRGKIAVTI; from the coding sequence GTGCGGGCAGCGGTGTACGACCGGTTCGGTGGTGCTGACGTGATCGAGGTGCGGGAGGTCGCGGACCCGCCGGTGGGGCCGGACACGGTCCTGGTCCGGGCGCGCGCGACGAGCGTCAACCCGGTGGACTGGAAGATCCGGGAGGGCTACCTGCAGGGCGCCTACCCGCACCACCTGCCGATCATCCCCGGCTGGGACGTCGCCGGCGTGGTGGAGGCGGTCGGCCCGGCGGTGGTCACGGGGCTGAAGCCCGGCGACGAGGTCTACGGGTACGTCCGGCGCGACGACGTCGCGTTCGGCACCGCCGCCGAGCTGGTGCCGGCCCCCGAGCGGACGGTGACCCGCAAGCCGGCGAACCTCTCCTTCGAGGAGGCCGCGTCGATCCCGCTGGCCGGCCTGACGGCGTACCAGCTCGTCGTCGAGGCGCTCGAGGTCGGCGCGGGCGACCGCGTGCTGGTGCACGCGGCGGCCGGCGGCGTGGGCCAGTTCGCCGTCCAGATCGCCAAGGCCCGCGGCGCGGTCGTGGTCGGCACGGCTCGCCCCGACAACCACAACCACCTGCGCTCGCTCGGGGTCGACGAGGTCGTCGACCACACCGCCGGTCCGATCGGCGAGCAGCTCTCCGCGAAGGTCGACGCGGTCGTCGACCTCATCGGCGGGGAGGCACTCGAGGACGCCCCGAACCAGGTGCACGACACCTCCCGGGTCGCCTCGGTCGTCGACGCGGAGACGGTGCTCGGCCTGGGCGGTCGCTACGTGTTCGTCCGCCCCGAGCGCGCGCACCTCGACGAGCTCCGCGCCCTCGCCGAGGACGGCCGGCTGAAGGTCGACCTCGCCGCGACGTACCCGCTGGACCGCATCGCCGAGGCGCACCGCGCCAACGAGGAGGGCCGCACCCGCGGCAAGATCGCGGTCACGATCTGA
- a CDS encoding SDR family oxidoreductase: protein MSGPAGRPLLLVVGAGPGVSGSVARRFAREGYDVGLLGRDEEQLVRLAGELEALGATVGRALVDVTDVAATTAAIQRLAAGSGRVDVLHVNPSAYRAADPLTLTVAGLLEDVALGVGALLTSVQAARPFMGAGARVTVTGSMAADEPSPAAASLGVQKAGVRNLVHSLDRTLAPNGIRAVSVTVRGALAREGVFTPDRVAEAIWAAAHQDEAAWASEVPYPG, encoded by the coding sequence GTGAGCGGCCCGGCGGGCCGCCCGCTGCTCCTCGTCGTCGGCGCCGGGCCCGGGGTCAGCGGGTCGGTCGCGCGCCGCTTCGCGCGCGAGGGGTACGACGTCGGGCTGCTCGGCCGGGACGAGGAGCAGCTGGTGCGGCTCGCCGGCGAGCTCGAGGCGCTCGGCGCGACCGTGGGGCGGGCGCTCGTCGACGTCACCGACGTCGCGGCGACGACCGCTGCGATCCAGCGGCTCGCGGCCGGCAGCGGCCGCGTCGACGTGCTGCACGTCAACCCCAGCGCCTACCGCGCCGCGGACCCGCTGACCCTCACCGTGGCGGGGCTGCTCGAGGACGTCGCGCTCGGCGTCGGGGCTCTGCTGACCAGCGTCCAGGCGGCCCGCCCGTTCATGGGCGCCGGCGCCCGGGTGACGGTCACCGGCAGCATGGCCGCCGACGAGCCCTCGCCGGCTGCGGCGTCGCTCGGCGTGCAGAAGGCCGGCGTGCGGAACCTCGTGCACAGCCTCGACCGGACGCTCGCCCCCAACGGCATCCGCGCGGTCTCGGTGACTGTGCGCGGCGCGCTGGCCCGCGAGGGCGTCTTCACCCCTGACCGGGTCGCCGAGGCGATCTGGGCGGCGGCCCACCAGGACGAGGCCGCGTGGGCGAGCGAGGTGCCCTACCCGGGCTGA
- a CDS encoding energy-coupling factor ABC transporter ATP-binding protein: MRIELDAASVVVPAGEGDRVVLAPTTLTLTEQRVGVVGANGSGKSTLARLLNGLVSPTAGRVLVDGLDVAREGGAVRRRVGFCFTDPSAQLVMPTCVEDVELSLRRSERDPARRRARALAVLVEHGLADHADTSVHALSGGQKQLLALAGVLATSPDVLVADEPTTLLDLANSRRIGDLLFSLPQQLVLVTHDLDLARRCDRVLVVLDGAVAYDGAPDAAVDHYVAAVTTS, encoded by the coding sequence GTGAGGATCGAGCTCGACGCCGCCTCGGTCGTCGTCCCGGCCGGCGAGGGCGACCGGGTCGTCCTCGCCCCGACCACGCTGACGCTGACCGAGCAGCGGGTCGGGGTGGTCGGCGCCAACGGGTCGGGCAAGTCCACGCTCGCGCGCCTGCTCAACGGGCTCGTCTCGCCCACGGCCGGGCGGGTGCTGGTCGACGGGCTCGACGTGGCGCGCGAGGGAGGCGCCGTACGTCGGCGGGTGGGCTTCTGCTTCACCGACCCCTCCGCCCAGCTCGTGATGCCGACCTGCGTGGAGGACGTCGAGCTCTCGCTGCGCCGCTCCGAGCGGGACCCGGCGCGGCGGCGGGCCCGGGCGCTGGCGGTGCTCGTCGAGCACGGGCTGGCCGACCACGCCGACACCTCCGTGCACGCCCTGTCCGGTGGGCAGAAGCAGCTGCTCGCCCTCGCCGGCGTGCTCGCCACCTCCCCCGACGTGCTCGTCGCCGACGAACCGACCACGCTGCTGGACCTCGCCAACTCCCGGCGGATCGGCGACCTGCTGTTCTCGCTGCCCCAGCAGCTCGTGCTCGTCACCCACGACCTCGACCTCGCCCGCCGGTGCGACCGGGTGCTCGTCGTGCTCGACGGGGCGGTGGCGTACGACGGCGCGCCGGACGCCGCCGTCGACCACTACGTCGCCGCGGTGACCACCTCGTGA
- a CDS encoding GNAT family N-acetyltransferase, producing MGAPAPAGVVSPVLTLAHTAHLDAADLVEARGLMDLAFGDFADADWSHALGGLHALVRVEGVLVAHGSLVQRRLLVGAGEGARSLRCGYVEAVATHPGHRRRGHAAAVMTALEALAPAYDVLALSSSDAGTALYLGRGWLPWRGPMSVPGPSGPERTPEDDGSTYVLPGALPLSPPLDLDAPLACDWREGDVW from the coding sequence GTGGGCGCACCGGCGCCCGCCGGGGTGGTGAGCCCCGTGCTCACGCTCGCCCACACCGCGCACCTGGACGCCGCCGACCTCGTCGAGGCCCGCGGGCTGATGGACCTCGCCTTCGGCGACTTCGCCGATGCCGACTGGTCGCACGCGCTCGGCGGCCTGCACGCGCTCGTGCGGGTCGAGGGGGTGCTGGTCGCGCACGGGTCGCTGGTCCAGCGGCGGCTGCTGGTCGGGGCGGGGGAGGGCGCCCGCTCGCTGCGCTGCGGGTACGTCGAGGCGGTGGCCACCCACCCCGGCCACCGGCGCCGGGGCCACGCGGCCGCGGTGATGACCGCGCTGGAGGCGCTCGCGCCGGCGTACGACGTCCTCGCGCTGTCGTCCTCCGACGCCGGCACCGCGCTCTACCTCGGCCGCGGCTGGCTGCCGTGGCGCGGGCCGATGTCGGTGCCGGGCCCGTCGGGGCCGGAGCGGACGCCGGAGGACGACGGGTCGACGTACGTCCTGCCGGGCGCCCTGCCCCTGTCGCCGCCCCTGGACCTGGACGCGCCGCTCGCCTGCGACTGGCGCGAGGGCGACGTGTGGTGA
- a CDS encoding energy-coupling factor transporter transmembrane component T family protein: MSQLLLVGTYRPGHTVLHRLPVGPKVAALAAFSLAVVLVRSLPASAVCLALAVAAALVGHVALGSVLRALRGLAVLLVVISAVQWWVNGLPRAVETTLDLVGLAVAALVLTSTTPVNAVLDAIVRWLRPLRRLGVDPERVALAFSLAIAALPATLALALETRDAARARGLGRHPRAYLTPFVVRVVARAHETGDALHARGLGD; encoded by the coding sequence GTGAGCCAGCTGCTCCTCGTCGGCACCTACCGGCCCGGCCACACGGTGCTGCACCGGCTGCCGGTCGGCCCGAAGGTCGCGGCGCTGGCCGCCTTCAGCCTTGCCGTGGTGCTGGTCCGCTCGCTGCCCGCGTCGGCGGTGTGCCTGGCGCTCGCCGTGGCCGCCGCGCTCGTCGGGCACGTCGCCCTCGGGTCGGTGCTCCGCGCGCTGCGCGGGCTGGCCGTGCTGCTGGTCGTCATCTCGGCCGTCCAGTGGTGGGTCAACGGGCTGCCCCGCGCCGTGGAGACGACCCTCGACCTCGTCGGGCTCGCGGTCGCCGCGCTCGTCCTCACCTCGACCACGCCGGTCAACGCCGTGCTCGACGCGATCGTGCGGTGGCTGCGCCCCCTGCGCCGGCTCGGCGTCGACCCCGAACGGGTCGCCCTCGCCTTCTCCCTAGCCATCGCCGCCCTGCCCGCGACCCTCGCCCTCGCGCTCGAGACCCGCGACGCCGCTCGCGCCCGGGGTCTGGGCCGCCACCCCCGCGCGTACCTCACCCCGTTCGTCGTCCGCGTCGTCGCCCGCGCCCACGAGACCGGCGACGCCCTCCACGCCCGCGGCCTCGGCGACTGA
- a CDS encoding NAD(P)H-dependent oxidoreductase, translating to MTQTRVAVLVGSLRADSVNRKIAELLAAEAPEGVVVDIVDGLENLPFYNEELDGATPPEVATHVRQQVVAADRVLVVTPEYNGTMPAVLNNAIDWLSRPYGAGALVAKPFAVIGTTPTPYGGRWAHADTARSANIAGAVVLEDLTVSQPGVEVDVLNDDEVLGKLRGALEALVAYEAAPSSAA from the coding sequence ATGACCCAGACCCGTGTCGCCGTCCTCGTCGGCAGCCTCCGCGCCGACTCCGTGAACCGCAAGATCGCCGAGCTGCTCGCCGCCGAGGCCCCCGAGGGTGTCGTCGTCGACATCGTCGACGGGCTCGAGAACCTGCCGTTCTACAACGAGGAGCTCGACGGCGCCACGCCGCCCGAGGTCGCGACGCACGTGCGCCAGCAGGTCGTTGCGGCCGACCGCGTCCTCGTCGTGACGCCGGAGTACAACGGCACCATGCCGGCCGTGCTCAACAACGCCATCGACTGGCTCTCCCGCCCCTACGGCGCCGGCGCGCTGGTCGCCAAGCCGTTCGCGGTCATCGGCACCACCCCGACGCCGTACGGCGGCCGCTGGGCGCACGCCGACACCGCCCGCTCCGCGAACATCGCCGGCGCGGTCGTGCTCGAGGACCTGACCGTCTCCCAGCCGGGCGTCGAGGTCGACGTGCTCAACGACGACGAGGTGCTCGGCAAGCTCCGCGGCGCGCTCGAGGCGCTCGTCGCCTACGAGGCCGCGCCGTCCTCCGCCGCCTGA
- a CDS encoding amidase — translation MADLHDLTALEQGALVRRGEVSSRELVDHYLERADRLDTVGAFVTLTPEQARSRAADAADAAAASGPLAGVPTAVKDLNLTAGVRTTFGSAAYDDFVPEESDGVVLAMEAAGLVSLGKTSTPEFGSPCYTEPDGRPPAVTPWDRTRMAGGSSGGAAAAVAAGLVPLAQGSDGGGSIRIPASCCGLVGLKPSRGRISGAPMYGDPIGLATAGPIARTVRDAAALLDVLAGRRPGDPSWAPAPAGTFLAACDRPPGRLRVARFVAPVIADVEVDPASVQAWEDASRLLASLGHEVEDVEVPLPREAVPVFETCWAVLTAMSTAPEGREHLLRPLTRWLSERGRAVSGPELGLAIGGMRRFAAQALTALAPYDLVLTPTLAAPPLPVGALRDDADPAADFEAQKRFTPWTSAWNVTGMPAVSLPLHWTDDELPVGVMLAARPAEEELLLAAAAQVEEAAPWAHRRPPGW, via the coding sequence ATGGCCGACCTCCACGACCTGACCGCCCTCGAGCAGGGCGCGCTCGTGCGGCGTGGGGAGGTCTCGAGCCGCGAGCTCGTGGACCACTACCTCGAACGCGCCGACCGTCTCGACACGGTCGGCGCGTTCGTCACGCTCACCCCCGAGCAGGCCCGGTCCCGGGCCGCCGACGCCGCCGACGCCGCCGCGGCGTCGGGCCCGCTCGCCGGCGTCCCGACCGCGGTCAAGGACCTCAACCTCACCGCTGGCGTCCGGACGACCTTCGGGTCCGCGGCGTACGACGACTTCGTGCCCGAGGAGTCCGACGGCGTCGTGCTCGCGATGGAGGCCGCCGGGCTGGTGAGCCTGGGCAAGACCAGCACGCCGGAGTTCGGGTCGCCCTGCTACACCGAGCCCGACGGCCGGCCCCCGGCGGTGACCCCCTGGGACCGCACCCGGATGGCCGGCGGCTCCTCCGGCGGTGCCGCGGCCGCCGTGGCCGCCGGGCTGGTGCCGCTCGCGCAGGGCTCCGACGGCGGCGGGTCGATCCGCATCCCCGCCTCCTGCTGCGGGCTGGTCGGGCTGAAGCCCTCGCGCGGGCGGATCTCGGGCGCGCCGATGTACGGCGACCCCATCGGCCTCGCGACCGCCGGCCCGATCGCGCGCACGGTGCGCGACGCGGCGGCGCTGCTCGACGTCCTCGCCGGCCGGCGCCCGGGCGACCCGTCGTGGGCGCCCGCGCCGGCGGGCACCTTCCTCGCCGCGTGCGACCGGCCGCCGGGGCGGCTGCGGGTGGCCCGGTTCGTCGCGCCGGTGATCGCCGACGTCGAGGTCGACCCCGCCTCGGTGCAGGCATGGGAGGACGCCTCGCGGCTGCTGGCGTCGCTGGGCCACGAGGTCGAGGACGTCGAGGTGCCGCTGCCGCGGGAGGCGGTGCCGGTCTTCGAGACCTGCTGGGCGGTGCTGACCGCGATGTCGACCGCGCCGGAGGGGCGCGAGCACCTGCTCCGCCCGCTGACCCGGTGGCTCAGCGAGCGCGGGCGCGCGGTGTCGGGGCCCGAGCTCGGGCTGGCGATCGGGGGGATGCGTCGCTTCGCCGCCCAGGCCCTCACCGCGCTCGCGCCCTACGACCTGGTGCTGACCCCGACCCTCGCCGCCCCGCCGCTGCCGGTCGGGGCGCTGCGCGACGACGCCGACCCGGCCGCCGACTTCGAGGCCCAGAAGCGCTTCACCCCATGGACGTCGGCGTGGAACGTCACCGGCATGCCGGCCGTCTCGCTGCCGCTGCACTGGACCGACGACGAGCTGCCGGTCGGGGTGATGCTCGCGGCCCGGCCGGCCGAGGAGGAGCTCCTGCTGGCGGCCGCCGCCCAGGTCGAGGAAGCCGCGCCGTGGGCGCACCGGCGCCCGCCGGGGTGGTGA
- a CDS encoding TetR/AcrR family transcriptional regulator: protein MTGPRLLPLVGDPPPERRDAARNREALLVAAQALVEESGPEHVTMEAVAARAGVGKGTVFRRFESREGLMAALLDHSEAAFQGAVMTGPPPLGPGAEPMERLLAFGRSRLESTLRHHALIRAAGRAGSRSYAVWSFTAMHVRYLLEQLGVEGDLPLLTTALLAPLELPILEQQLIVDGFPVDRVVDGWADLVHRVVRTPDEPGEPGQPGQPG from the coding sequence ATGACCGGACCCCGTCTGCTGCCCCTGGTCGGCGACCCGCCGCCGGAGCGCCGCGACGCCGCGCGCAACCGCGAGGCGCTGCTGGTCGCGGCCCAGGCGCTCGTCGAGGAGTCCGGGCCCGAGCACGTGACGATGGAGGCGGTCGCGGCGCGGGCCGGGGTCGGCAAGGGGACGGTGTTCCGCCGGTTCGAGTCCCGCGAGGGCCTGATGGCCGCGCTGCTGGACCACTCCGAGGCGGCCTTCCAGGGTGCCGTGATGACCGGTCCCCCGCCGCTCGGGCCAGGCGCGGAGCCGATGGAGCGCCTGCTGGCCTTCGGGCGCAGCCGGCTCGAGTCCACCCTGCGCCACCACGCCCTGATCCGGGCGGCGGGCCGCGCCGGCTCCCGGTCGTACGCCGTGTGGTCCTTCACCGCGATGCACGTGCGCTACCTGCTCGAGCAGCTCGGCGTGGAGGGCGACCTGCCGCTGCTGACCACCGCCCTGCTGGCCCCGCTGGAGCTGCCGATCCTCGAGCAGCAGCTGATCGTGGACGGCTTCCCGGTCGACCGCGTCGTCGACGGGTGGGCCGACCTGGTGCACCGGGTCGTCCGGACGCCGGACGAGCCGGGCGAGCCGGGTCAGCCCGGTCAGCCCGGGTAG
- a CDS encoding HNH endonuclease signature motif containing protein: MAKDSRHHAHTVCRAVAKSRRKTRQAATAELWSMSDEDVEATLVEASRLRAQAVALELRLVAEADRRHAGERAGATDTASWWAHRTRQERRVAKGRARLAESLDRHEPTSAALVEGAISVDHARVITSCVDRLPEDLEDPTVPARAEQHLLDEAAHLDPKTLAVLAKHVLTVVAPEIGEARDARALEREEREARAGAWLTMCPDGKGSVRGKFSIPELHAAMLHKTLLAYAAPKHQTATRTEDPDAVEQVERRPSPERMGDAFCELLERLPTDQLPKLGGLNATVVVTMDLDSLMGGLAPGVLDDGSVISAATARRLACEAGLIPAVLGTKSELLDLGRRTRLFSGPQRRGLNLTQPTCTAEGCDWPAHLCHAHHDQPWSSGGKTDLANARNLCPRHHARIHDPAFETAHLPDGRVAFHRRT, translated from the coding sequence ATGGCCAAGGACTCGCGGCACCACGCACACACCGTGTGCCGGGCTGTCGCGAAGTCCCGCCGCAAGACCCGCCAGGCGGCGACCGCGGAGCTGTGGTCGATGTCCGACGAGGACGTCGAAGCCACCCTCGTCGAAGCCTCCCGGCTGCGTGCCCAGGCAGTGGCGTTGGAGCTGCGGCTGGTCGCTGAGGCCGACCGGCGGCATGCCGGCGAACGAGCCGGGGCCACCGACACCGCGTCGTGGTGGGCCCACCGGACCCGGCAGGAACGGCGGGTGGCGAAGGGCCGGGCCCGGCTCGCCGAATCCCTGGACCGGCACGAGCCGACCTCGGCTGCCCTGGTCGAGGGCGCGATCTCGGTCGACCACGCCCGGGTGATCACCTCCTGTGTCGACCGGCTGCCCGAGGACCTGGAAGACCCGACCGTCCCGGCGCGGGCCGAGCAGCACCTCCTCGACGAGGCGGCGCATCTCGACCCGAAGACGCTGGCGGTGCTCGCCAAGCACGTCCTGACCGTGGTCGCTCCCGAGATCGGCGAGGCACGCGACGCCCGTGCCCTGGAGCGTGAGGAGCGTGAGGCTCGGGCGGGTGCGTGGCTGACCATGTGTCCGGACGGGAAGGGCTCGGTGCGGGGCAAGTTCTCCATCCCCGAGCTGCACGCCGCGATGCTCCACAAGACCCTCCTCGCATACGCCGCACCCAAGCACCAGACCGCTACCCGCACCGAAGACCCCGACGCGGTCGAGCAGGTCGAGCGGCGGCCCTCCCCGGAACGGATGGGGGACGCGTTCTGCGAGCTCCTCGAACGGCTCCCCACCGACCAGCTCCCGAAGCTCGGCGGTCTCAACGCGACCGTCGTGGTCACGATGGATCTCGACTCGCTCATGGGTGGGCTCGCACCTGGGGTGCTCGACGACGGGAGCGTGATCTCCGCCGCCACCGCCCGCCGCCTCGCCTGCGAAGCCGGCCTCATCCCGGCCGTGCTCGGCACGAAGTCCGAGCTGCTCGACCTCGGCCGGAGGACCCGACTGTTCTCCGGCCCCCAGCGCCGCGGCCTCAACCTCACCCAGCCCACCTGCACCGCCGAGGGCTGCGACTGGCCCGCCCACCTCTGCCACGCCCACCACGACCAACCCTGGTCCAGTGGCGGCAAGACCGACCTGGCCAACGCCCGCAACCTCTGCCCCCGACACCACGCCCGCATCCACGACCCCGCCTTCGAGACCGCCCACCTCCCCGACGGGCGGGTCGCCTTCCACCGAAGGACATAG